One window from the genome of Paraclostridium sordellii encodes:
- a CDS encoding amidohydrolase family protein — MQIYKGNIIFTKNKNKFEVIKNGFIVVKDGKVINVYDILPDNYKNIDIIDYKDKLIIPGMNDLHAHASQFRNIGMAMSKELIPWLNNYTFPEESKYSNLDYSSKMYKKFVKEVWKKGTTRIAVFATIHKDSTLQLMDIFEKSGLGAFVGKVNMNINCLDELLEDTYQSIIDTEEILKRYSSENNLVKPIITPRFIPSCDSELLSALGELAFKYSIPIQSHLSENLGEIKWVKELQPESRFYGDAYNKFNLFGQTKTLMAHCVYSSDEELDLMKKNNVTAVHCPFSNLNLASGIMPIRRFLDKGISVALGSDISGGHELSMFKVIVNTIQSSKVCWLNSNKEFDFLNLSEAFYLATKGGGSFFGKVGSFEKDYDFDALIIDDENLNHDNYSLMERLERFIYLGDDRNIVHRYVRGNLIDEPNF; from the coding sequence TTGCAAATATATAAGGGGAATATAATATTCACTAAGAATAAAAATAAATTTGAAGTTATAAAAAATGGTTTTATAGTGGTAAAAGATGGAAAGGTTATTAATGTGTATGATATTTTACCTGATAATTATAAAAATATCGACATAATAGATTATAAAGATAAACTAATAATACCAGGTATGAATGACTTACACGCTCATGCCTCACAATTTAGGAATATAGGAATGGCTATGAGTAAAGAATTGATTCCTTGGCTTAATAATTATACTTTTCCTGAAGAATCAAAGTATTCAAATTTAGATTATTCAAGTAAAATGTACAAAAAATTTGTTAAGGAAGTTTGGAAAAAAGGAACAACTAGAATAGCAGTTTTTGCTACTATCCATAAAGATTCCACATTACAACTTATGGATATTTTCGAAAAATCTGGTTTAGGTGCATTTGTTGGAAAAGTAAATATGAATATAAATTGTCTAGATGAATTATTAGAAGATACATATCAATCAATTATAGATACAGAAGAAATTTTAAAAAGATATTCATCTGAGAATAATTTAGTAAAACCTATAATAACTCCAAGGTTTATTCCTAGCTGTGATAGTGAATTATTAAGTGCTTTAGGAGAATTAGCATTTAAATACAGCATTCCTATTCAATCCCACCTTTCTGAAAATTTAGGTGAAATTAAATGGGTTAAAGAGCTTCAGCCAGAATCAAGGTTTTATGGAGATGCCTATAATAAATTTAATTTATTTGGCCAAACAAAAACATTAATGGCACATTGTGTATACTCAAGTGATGAAGAGTTAGATCTTATGAAAAAAAATAACGTTACCGCTGTACACTGCCCTTTCTCTAATTTAAATTTAGCCAGTGGCATAATGCCAATTAGAAGATTCTTAGATAAAGGAATATCAGTAGCTCTTGGATCTGATATTAGTGGGGGACATGAATTATCAATGTTTAAAGTTATTGTAAATACTATACAATCTTCTAAAGTTTGTTGGTTAAACTCTAATAAAGAATTTGATTTTTTAAATTTATCTGAAGCATTTTATTTAGCTACAAAAGGTGGAGGAAGTTTCTTTGGGAAAGTTGGAAGTTTTGAAAAAGATTATGATTTTGATGCATTGATTATAGATGATGAAAATCTTAATCATGATAACTATTCTTTAATGGAAAGATTGGAGAGATTTATATACCTTGGAGATGATAGAAATATAGTCCATAGGTACGTACGTGGTAATCTAATTGATGAACCTAATTTTTAA
- a CDS encoding cold-shock protein, translating to MSKFTGIVKWFDNDRGYGFISANDGNDVFVHHSNVKENGHCKDLHEGEEVTFDVIDAPKGPSAINVHKN from the coding sequence ATGTCTAAGTTTACAGGAATAGTTAAATGGTTTGATAATGATAGAGGATACGGATTTATATCAGCTAATGATGGTAATGATGTATTTGTTCATCACTCAAACGTAAAAGAAAATGGTCATTGCAAAGATTTACATGAAGGAGAAGAAGTTACTTTTGATGTTATTGATGCACCTAAAGGTCCTTCAGCTATAAATGTCCATAAAAATTAA
- a CDS encoding FAD-binding oxidoreductase: protein MYKKIDNTDIEFLINLCGEENVLVGENINEDYSHDELGGIEKYPEVLVNVHSTEEVSKIMKYAYEYNIPVTPRGQGTGLVGAAVAIYGGIMINLSQMNNILELDEENLTLTVEPGVLLMTIGQYVSEKDLFYPPDPGEKSATIGGNINTNAGGMRAVKYGVTRDYVRGLEVVLPNGEIINVGGKVVKNSSGYSIKDLMVGSEGTLGIVTKAILKLLPLPKKDISLLVPFPDLATAIETVPKIIKSKSIPTAIEFMERDVILASEEFLGKKFPDNTSDAYLLLKFDGNSKEDIEKEYDKVAKLCLECGAYDVFISDTQERNESIWSARGAFLEAIKASTTEIDECDVVVPRDKVAEFIRFTNDLQEELNIRIKSFGHAGDGNLHIYVLKDDLDKLQWDKKLTEAFERMYEKSRELNGKVSGEHGIGYAKKGYLHESQSHAYMDLIKNIKIAFDNKNILNPGKIY, encoded by the coding sequence ATGTATAAAAAAATAGATAATACAGATATTGAATTTTTAATAAACCTATGTGGAGAGGAAAATGTTTTAGTAGGAGAAAATATAAATGAAGACTACTCACATGATGAACTGGGAGGAATTGAAAAATATCCAGAAGTATTAGTAAATGTACATAGTACAGAGGAAGTTTCTAAAATCATGAAATATGCTTATGAATATAATATACCAGTAACTCCTAGGGGGCAAGGAACAGGATTAGTAGGAGCTGCTGTAGCTATTTATGGTGGAATAATGATAAACTTAAGCCAAATGAATAACATATTAGAGTTAGATGAAGAAAATTTAACTTTAACAGTAGAACCTGGAGTTTTACTTATGACTATAGGACAATATGTATCTGAAAAGGACTTATTTTACCCACCAGATCCAGGAGAAAAAAGTGCCACAATAGGTGGAAATATAAATACTAATGCAGGTGGAATGAGAGCAGTAAAATATGGAGTTACAAGAGATTATGTTAGAGGATTAGAAGTCGTACTTCCAAATGGTGAAATTATAAATGTTGGAGGAAAAGTTGTAAAAAATAGTTCTGGATATAGTATAAAAGATTTAATGGTAGGTTCAGAAGGAACTCTTGGTATTGTAACTAAGGCTATATTAAAATTACTTCCATTACCTAAAAAAGATATAAGTTTACTTGTTCCATTTCCAGATTTAGCAACTGCAATTGAAACAGTTCCTAAAATTATAAAATCTAAATCTATTCCAACTGCTATAGAGTTTATGGAAAGAGATGTAATACTTGCATCTGAAGAATTTTTAGGTAAAAAATTCCCAGATAATACTTCTGACGCATATTTACTGTTAAAATTTGATGGAAACAGTAAAGAAGATATAGAAAAAGAGTATGATAAAGTTGCAAAACTTTGCTTAGAATGTGGAGCTTATGATGTATTTATTTCAGATACTCAAGAAAGAAATGAGTCAATTTGGTCAGCAAGAGGAGCATTTCTTGAAGCTATAAAAGCATCTACAACAGAAATAGACGAGTGTGATGTTGTTGTACCAAGAGATAAGGTAGCTGAATTTATAAGATTTACAAATGACTTACAAGAAGAACTTAATATAAGAATTAAAAGTTTTGGACATGCAGGAGATGGAAATCTTCATATATATGTATTAAAAGATGATTTAGATAAATTGCAATGGGATAAAAAACTAACTGAAGCCTTTGAAAGAATGTATGAAAAATCTAGAGAACTTAATGGTAAAGTATCAGGAGAGCATGGAATTGGATATGCTAAAAAAGGATATTTACATGAATCTCAAAGTCATGCATATATGGATTTAATAAAAAATATAAAAATAGCATTTGATAATAAAAACATATTAAATCCAGGAAAAATATATTAA
- the larA gene encoding nickel-dependent lactate racemase, translating into MEIKLPYSKSGMYVNIPDKNMIKVLQSKAHDFKTTLSESEIVKKALENPIESETLEELVKDKKDVVIITSDHTRPVPSRITLPIILNKIRNSNPDIDIKIIISTGCHRPSTREELIYKMGKEIVDKENIIMHFANDEESMVKVGKLPSGGDLIVNKAIMETDLLIAEGFIEPHFFAGFSGGRKSVLPGVASVKTIMYNHCSEFIDSPYARTGNLKNNPIHEDMLQAAKSVNLAFILNVAIDKDKKVIGAFAGNLEKAHEAGCEFVTKLSKVDSVDADIVVSTNGGYPLDQNIYQTVKGMTAAEATCKENGVIIMVSACNDGHGGQSFYDSVASASSPTEILEKVRKIPKSETIPDQWEFQILARILEKFTVIMVTDLCDPQMIKNMHMKHASSFEEALQMAFDIKGKDAKVAVIPDGVSVIVK; encoded by the coding sequence ATGGAGATTAAGTTACCTTACTCAAAATCTGGTATGTATGTAAATATACCAGACAAAAACATGATAAAGGTTTTACAATCTAAAGCCCATGACTTTAAAACTACACTTAGTGAAAGTGAAATAGTTAAAAAAGCTTTAGAAAATCCAATAGAAAGTGAAACATTAGAAGAATTAGTAAAAGATAAAAAGGATGTAGTCATAATTACAAGTGATCACACAAGACCTGTACCAAGTAGAATAACCTTGCCTATAATATTAAATAAAATAAGAAACTCAAATCCTGATATAGATATAAAAATAATAATATCAACTGGATGCCATAGACCTAGTACGAGAGAAGAACTTATATATAAAATGGGCAAAGAAATAGTAGATAAAGAAAATATAATAATGCACTTTGCAAATGATGAGGAATCTATGGTGAAAGTAGGGAAACTCCCATCAGGTGGTGACTTGATTGTAAATAAAGCTATAATGGAAACAGATTTATTAATAGCTGAAGGATTTATAGAACCACATTTTTTTGCAGGATTTTCTGGAGGAAGAAAAAGTGTACTTCCTGGGGTGGCATCAGTGAAAACTATAATGTATAATCACTGTTCGGAATTTATTGACAGTCCTTATGCTAGGACGGGAAATCTTAAAAATAATCCAATTCATGAAGACATGTTACAAGCAGCAAAAAGTGTTAATTTAGCATTTATATTAAATGTTGCAATAGATAAAGATAAGAAAGTTATAGGTGCATTTGCAGGAAATTTAGAAAAGGCACATGAAGCAGGATGTGAATTTGTAACAAAATTATCTAAAGTAGATTCTGTAGATGCGGATATTGTAGTTAGTACAAATGGAGGATATCCACTAGACCAAAATATATATCAAACTGTAAAAGGTATGACAGCGGCAGAAGCTACATGTAAGGAAAATGGAGTTATAATAATGGTGTCAGCTTGTAATGATGGACATGGAGGTCAATCATTTTATGATAGTGTAGCAAGTGCATCATCACCAACTGAAATTTTAGAAAAAGTAAGAAAAATTCCAAAGAGTGAAACAATTCCAGATCAGTGGGAATTTCAAATACTAGCAAGAATTTTAGAAAAGTTTACTGTAATTATGGTAACTGATTTATGCGATCCACAAATGATTAAAAACATGCATATGAAACATGCAAGTAGTTTTGAAGAAGCTTTACAAATGGCTTTTGACATAAAAGGTAAAGATGCTAAAGTAGCAGTTATACCTGATGGAGTATCAGTAATAGTAAAGTAA
- a CDS encoding electron transfer flavoprotein subunit alpha/FixB family protein codes for MAKIVINQDKAKDIQKILDICPFGAIELNNGKLEIGAGCKMCKLCVKTGPKGVFEFVEDEVKKIDKDKWRGIAVYVDHHEGDIHPVTFELIGKAKEMAKKINQPVYCVFVGSNINNRADELLSYGVDEVFVYDNNELEEFRIEPYTACVEDFIEKVKPTIVLFGGTTLGRSLAPRLAARFKTGLTADCTILDVQENTDLDQIRPAFGGNIMAHIHTPNHRPQFATVRYKIFNAPEKIENPSGKITMCLIDEEKLKSKIDVLKINEKDKEVGIEDAEVIIVGSRALKKKEDMDMLYKLASLLGGQVAGTRPLVEDGWIDAKKQIGLSGRTVKPKLIITCGVSGAIQFVAGMNGSDCIISINKDEKAPIFDTAHYAIIGDIYDVIPKLIKDIELEKLSKDNLLEKVAITAQ; via the coding sequence GTGGCTAAGATAGTTATAAATCAAGATAAAGCTAAGGATATTCAAAAAATATTAGACATATGTCCTTTTGGGGCTATAGAACTTAACAATGGGAAATTAGAAATAGGTGCTGGATGTAAAATGTGCAAACTTTGTGTCAAGACAGGACCTAAAGGTGTATTTGAATTTGTAGAAGATGAAGTTAAAAAAATAGATAAAGATAAATGGAGAGGAATAGCTGTTTACGTTGATCACCATGAAGGGGATATACATCCTGTTACATTTGAATTAATAGGAAAAGCTAAAGAAATGGCTAAAAAAATAAATCAACCAGTCTATTGTGTATTTGTTGGTAGTAACATAAATAATAGAGCAGATGAATTATTATCTTATGGAGTAGATGAAGTATTTGTATATGACAATAATGAATTAGAAGAATTTAGAATAGAACCATACACAGCATGTGTAGAAGATTTTATAGAAAAAGTAAAACCAACTATTGTATTATTTGGAGGAACTACACTTGGAAGAAGCTTAGCGCCAAGACTAGCTGCCAGATTTAAAACAGGTCTTACTGCTGATTGTACAATATTAGATGTTCAAGAAAATACTGATTTAGATCAAATAAGACCTGCATTTGGTGGGAATATAATGGCTCATATACACACACCAAATCACAGACCACAATTTGCAACTGTTAGATATAAAATATTTAACGCTCCAGAAAAAATTGAAAATCCATCTGGAAAAATAACTATGTGCTTAATAGATGAAGAAAAATTAAAATCTAAAATAGATGTTTTAAAAATAAATGAAAAAGATAAAGAAGTTGGAATAGAAGATGCAGAAGTTATTATAGTTGGAAGTAGAGCATTAAAGAAAAAAGAAGATATGGATATGTTATATAAGCTAGCAAGTTTATTAGGAGGACAGGTAGCTGGGACTAGACCACTAGTTGAAGATGGATGGATAGATGCAAAAAAACAAATTGGATTAAGTGGTAGAACTGTAAAACCTAAGTTAATAATTACTTGTGGAGTATCAGGAGCGATACAATTTGTAGCAGGTATGAATGGGTCTGATTGCATAATATCTATAAATAAGGATGAAAAAGCTCCAATATTTGATACAGCTCATTACGCTATTATAGGAGATATTTACGATGTAATACCTAAACTTATTAAAGACATAGAGTTGGAAAAATTAAGTAAAGATAATTTATTAGAAAAAGTTGCAATTACAGCACAATAA
- a CDS encoding electron transfer flavoprotein subunit beta/FixA family protein — MEILVCIKQVPGTSEVEVDEKTGVLKRDGVDSKMNPYDLYALETALKIKEENGAKVKVLSMGPPQAKQIIQEAFMMGADEGALVSDRKFAGADVLATSYTISQAIRKFGDTDLIICGKQTTDGDTAQVGPEIAEFLNIPHVTNVTKLIETKEKSIVVEVDMPNTREICEVEFPCLITVEKEIFQPRLPSFRLKLETKDKEIPMISLKDFEDKDEKHYGLNGSPTQVLKIFPPTSDIEKEVWSGEEISSKLLNKIKDLKLI, encoded by the coding sequence ATGGAAATTTTAGTATGTATAAAACAAGTTCCAGGAACATCAGAAGTAGAGGTAGATGAGAAAACAGGAGTTTTAAAAAGAGATGGAGTAGATTCTAAGATGAATCCATATGATTTATATGCATTAGAAACTGCTTTAAAAATAAAAGAGGAAAATGGAGCGAAAGTAAAAGTATTAAGTATGGGACCTCCACAAGCAAAACAAATTATTCAGGAAGCATTTATGATGGGTGCAGATGAAGGTGCTTTAGTAAGTGATAGAAAATTTGCTGGGGCAGATGTTTTAGCAACTTCATATACAATTTCACAAGCAATTAGAAAATTTGGAGATACTGACTTAATTATTTGTGGAAAGCAAACTACTGATGGAGATACAGCTCAGGTTGGCCCAGAGATAGCAGAATTTTTAAACATACCACATGTTACTAATGTAACAAAATTAATAGAAACAAAAGAAAAGAGCATAGTAGTGGAAGTAGATATGCCTAATACACGTGAAATTTGTGAAGTTGAATTTCCTTGTTTAATAACTGTAGAAAAAGAAATTTTCCAACCTAGATTACCTTCTTTTAGATTAAAATTAGAAACTAAAGACAAAGAAATACCAATGATTAGCCTAAAGGACTTTGAAGACAAAGATGAAAAACATTATGGGCTTAATGGATCACCAACTCAAGTTCTTAAGATATTCCCACCAACTTCAGATATAGAAAAAGAAGTGTGGTCAGGTGAAGAAATATCATCTAAATTATTAAATAAAATCAAAGACTTAAAATTAATATAG
- a CDS encoding T7SS effector LXG polymorphic toxin, producing the protein MKKKIILITTLISTIILTGCSSDNIKDKKEEKSKEKESSINLDIGKKIREKFDEIDTDSHVKSLSDFTNNFTEKIDSAKSTLNDVNKALNSAGNLTGNLDSKVKDINNKVDNANNDLNSTKNKVDGKLNNVSDKVNSASHKINEVKNKAENVKDKVDDKVNNLEKSSEYTKDKVENLDSKLDNKKDKISTDINDTKNKIENIKNDIISKIHKN; encoded by the coding sequence ATGAAAAAGAAAATAATTTTAATAACAACATTAATTTCAACTATAATTTTGACTGGTTGTTCAAGTGATAATATAAAAGATAAAAAAGAAGAAAAGTCTAAGGAGAAAGAATCAAGTATAAATCTTGATATTGGTAAAAAAATAAGAGAAAAGTTTGATGAAATAGATACTGATTCTCATGTTAAATCGTTAAGTGATTTTACAAATAATTTTACTGAAAAAATTGATTCAGCAAAATCTACATTAAATGATGTAAATAAGGCTCTTAACTCAGCTGGTAATTTAACGGGTAATCTAGATTCTAAAGTTAAAGATATTAACAATAAAGTAGACAATGCTAATAATGATTTAAACTCTACAAAAAATAAAGTAGATGGAAAACTTAACAATGTATCAGATAAAGTTAACTCAGCATCACATAAAATTAATGAAGTGAAAAATAAAGCTGAAAATGTAAAAGATAAAGTAGATGATAAAGTTAATAATTTAGAAAAAAGTTCAGAATATACAAAAGATAAGGTAGAAAATTTAGACAGTAAATTAGATAATAAAAAAGATAAAATTAGTACAGATATAAACGATACTAAGAATAAAATAGAAAATATAAAAAATGATATTATAAGTAAAATTCATAAAAATTAA
- a CDS encoding GNAT family N-acetyltransferase, translated as MKNLETDRLLLRKFRESDSKDLFEYAKSELVGPNAGWKPHESEDESKNIIHMFMENNETYAIILKSENKLIGTIGVHEKSPDESKVNLKQRELGYALNPKYWGKGIMPEAINCIIEYGFNELNLDLIWCGHAESNYNSKRVIQKCGFEYKLSKKTILRQLDNKEVKSLFYCISKESYYERKI; from the coding sequence ATGAAAAATTTAGAAACGGATAGATTACTTCTTAGAAAATTTAGAGAAAGTGACAGTAAAGACTTATTTGAGTATGCAAAGAGCGAATTAGTTGGACCTAATGCAGGTTGGAAACCACATGAAAGTGAAGATGAGAGTAAAAATATTATACACATGTTTATGGAAAATAATGAAACATATGCGATTATTTTAAAGTCTGAAAATAAACTAATAGGAACTATAGGTGTACATGAAAAATCTCCAGATGAAAGTAAAGTTAATTTAAAGCAAAGAGAATTAGGTTATGCGCTTAACCCTAAGTATTGGGGAAAAGGTATAATGCCAGAAGCTATAAATTGTATAATTGAATATGGATTTAATGAATTAAATTTAGACTTGATATGGTGTGGACATGCAGAGTCTAATTATAACTCAAAAAGAGTTATTCAAAAATGTGGGTTTGAATATAAACTAAGTAAAAAAACTATTTTAAGACAGTTAGATAATAAAGAAGTTAAATCTTTATTTTATTGCATTTCTAAAGAGTCTTATTATGAAAGAAAAATTTAA